The Treponema sp. Marseille-Q3903 genomic interval GTTGATGCTCTTGGAAATTTGATGCTTACAGGCTTTACCGCTCCAAAGATTCTATGGTTGAAAAAAAATAAAGCAGACGCTTTTGCTGCGCTCAAATATATTATGCTCCCGCACGACTATCTCAACTGGAAGTTGACCGGTAACTACGTGATGGAGTACGGGGACGCTTCAGGCACGGCATTGTTTGATTCAAAAAATCGGTGCTGGTCAAAGAAAATATGCGATATCATCGATCCGAAATTGATAGATATTCTCCCAACTCTTATTGAGCCAAGCGCACCTGCCGGAAGGGTAACTTCTGAAGCAGCTTCAAAATATGGAATTCCTGCAGGAATCCCTGTTTCTGCCGGCGGCGGAGACAACATGATGGGTGCCATTGGAACAGGAACAGTTGCTGACGGATTTTTGACAATGTCTATGGGAACTTCTGGAACGCTCTACGGTTATTCTGATAAACCGATAAGCGACCCTGCAAACGGATTGAGCGGATTCTGTTCTTCAACAGGCGGCTGGCTTCCTCTCCTTTGCACGATGAACTGTACTGTTGCAACAGAATTTGTCAGGAATCTTTTCCAGATGGAAGTAAAAGAATTAGATGCCGAAGCTGCAAAATCTCCTTGTGGGGCAGAAGGCGTCCTTGTTGTTCCTTTTTTCAACGGAGAGAGAACTCCAAACCTTCCAAACGGAAAAGCAAGCATTACCGGGTTGACATCTGCAAATACAAACCGTGCAAACATCGCCAGAGCTTCTCTCGAGTCTGCCGTATTTGCAATGCGCGGAGGGCTCGATGCTTTCCGAAAACTTGGATTCCACCCAAAAGAAATTCGTCTGATTGGTGGCGGTTCAAAATCACCTATCTGGCGTCAGATTGCGGCCGATGTTATGAATTTGCCTGTTCGAGTTCCTCTTTTAGATGAAGCAGCAGCTCTCGGAGGCGCCGTTCAAGCCCTTTGGTGTTTAAAAAATCTGACAGGTAAATGCGACATCGTAAAGCTTTGTGCGGAACACATTAAACTCGATGAAAAAAAGAGCACTAATCCAATCGCAGACAATGTTGAAAAATACAATGCAGCGTACAAAAAGTATTCGGAAGTTGTAGAGACACTATCGCCTTTGTACAGATAAACATTTATTATGGAAACCTTAAAAACGCAAAACCTGTGCGTCCGTTGTAGAGGATAAGGAAATTTTATGATTATAGATTTTAATTACCAACCGATTCTTGAAGACTACAAAAAAAATGGAGAAATGAAACTTTCTTCTATTCTTAAAATCTTAGAGAACTCAGGAAACAAACATTCCGATACGGCAGGGGACGCAATTCTTGAGGGGACAAGCAACGGTAAAGCTTGGGTTTTGACAGACTGGTATATAGAAATTCTTTCTTATCCGAAATATGGTGATAAAGTTCTTGCTAAAACATGGTCGGAGCTCGTAAAAAATCCTTTAGTGTGCACG includes:
- the xylB gene encoding xylulokinase, coding for MKTVAGIDLGTQSMKVVIYDYEKKEIIEKASCPMDLISESDGKREQKAQWFDEGLEVCFGKLSAENKKTIEAIGVSGQQHGFVPLDKDGKALYNIKLWCDTSTTAECEEITKKAGGDNAVVDALGNLMLTGFTAPKILWLKKNKADAFAALKYIMLPHDYLNWKLTGNYVMEYGDASGTALFDSKNRCWSKKICDIIDPKLIDILPTLIEPSAPAGRVTSEAASKYGIPAGIPVSAGGGDNMMGAIGTGTVADGFLTMSMGTSGTLYGYSDKPISDPANGLSGFCSSTGGWLPLLCTMNCTVATEFVRNLFQMEVKELDAEAAKSPCGAEGVLVVPFFNGERTPNLPNGKASITGLTSANTNRANIARASLESAVFAMRGGLDAFRKLGFHPKEIRLIGGGSKSPIWRQIAADVMNLPVRVPLLDEAAALGGAVQALWCLKNLTGKCDIVKLCAEHIKLDEKKSTNPIADNVEKYNAAYKKYSEVVETLSPLYR